One window of the Archangium primigenium genome contains the following:
- a CDS encoding helix-turn-helix domain-containing protein — translation MMDVDVTTDAAWTVDEASRFLGIKPKTLYRKAAEGTVPSFKVGGALRFSPARLAEWREAQARGGRG, via the coding sequence ATGATGGACGTGGACGTCACGACGGATGCGGCATGGACGGTCGACGAGGCCTCGCGCTTCCTCGGCATCAAGCCGAAGACGCTCTACCGGAAGGCCGCCGAGGGCACGGTCCCCTCCTTTAAGGTGGGCGGAGCGCTTCGGTTCAGTCCGGCGCGACTGGCCGAGTGGCGCGAGGCGCAGGCGCGCGGGGGTCGGGGGTAG
- a CDS encoding helix-turn-helix domain-containing protein — protein sequence MSSNPAPLWTVQDVARFLQVSRSWVYQKTAAGELPCLHVGGLLRFEPEAVRAWVKGERPPASRLLTFPQKSTR from the coding sequence ATGAGCAGCAACCCAGCACCCCTCTGGACGGTGCAGGACGTCGCGCGCTTCCTCCAGGTGAGCCGCTCTTGGGTCTACCAGAAGACGGCGGCGGGCGAGTTGCCGTGCCTGCATGTCGGGGGGCTCTTGCGCTTCGAGCCGGAGGCCGTGCGCGCGTGGGTGAAGGGCGAGCGTCCCCCCGCATCCCGGCTCCTGACGTTCCCCCAGAAGTCCACCCGCTAG
- a CDS encoding DUF3987 domain-containing protein yields the protein MRTIEPHTEADPAAILIQFLVAAGNAMCRSPFFKVEATRHHANLFAAIVGQSAKARKGTSWSWVERVLNTSEPGWGPRLQKGLSTGEGLIHAVRDGDSDDQGVSDKRLMMVETEFASALRRMNREGNSLSAVLREAWDSGSLQVLTKGAPQRATEAHVSVVAHITIPELRALLSATDMANGLANRFLWVFARRSKLLPEGGNLDDGSLSSLSSRLAQVQMWARDVEEVRRSEAARTLWHEVYESLSSDKPGLFGQATSRAEAQVVRLSLLYALLDRSKVIEEAHLSAALALMEYASSSARHIFGGARQDPRANRILAALRECPEGVSRSELMKLFTGHVTSAELGRALDDLSSAGVAYKQVKPTGGRPSERWFFGTAEAKKEKEAKNPPASASTMEHES from the coding sequence GTGCGGACCATCGAGCCGCACACGGAAGCCGATCCCGCCGCCATCCTGATTCAGTTCCTGGTGGCCGCAGGCAACGCCATGTGCCGCTCACCGTTCTTCAAGGTCGAGGCGACCCGGCATCACGCCAACCTGTTCGCGGCCATCGTCGGCCAGAGTGCCAAGGCGAGGAAGGGCACTTCCTGGTCATGGGTGGAACGAGTCCTGAACACCTCGGAGCCGGGGTGGGGTCCCCGTCTTCAAAAGGGCCTCAGCACCGGAGAGGGGCTCATCCATGCCGTTCGCGATGGGGACTCCGACGATCAGGGGGTTTCCGACAAGCGCTTGATGATGGTGGAGACGGAGTTCGCTTCGGCGCTTCGCAGGATGAACCGAGAGGGGAACAGCCTCTCCGCAGTCCTCCGCGAGGCGTGGGATTCTGGCTCGCTCCAGGTCCTCACCAAGGGTGCGCCTCAGCGCGCCACCGAGGCCCATGTGTCCGTCGTGGCGCACATCACGATTCCGGAACTGCGCGCGTTGCTCTCGGCCACGGACATGGCCAACGGCCTCGCGAACCGGTTCCTCTGGGTGTTCGCGCGTCGCTCCAAGCTCCTGCCCGAGGGCGGGAACCTCGACGATGGTTCGCTTTCTTCGCTTTCTTCGCGCCTCGCTCAGGTCCAGATGTGGGCCCGCGACGTGGAGGAGGTCAGGAGGTCGGAAGCGGCCCGGACGCTCTGGCATGAGGTCTACGAGTCGCTGTCCAGCGACAAGCCCGGACTATTCGGTCAGGCCACTTCGCGAGCGGAGGCGCAAGTCGTCCGGCTGTCCCTGCTCTACGCGCTGCTCGACAGATCGAAGGTCATCGAGGAGGCGCACCTCTCCGCCGCGTTGGCGCTCATGGAATACGCGAGCAGCAGCGCGCGCCACATCTTCGGCGGGGCGCGGCAGGACCCACGCGCGAACCGCATTCTTGCGGCCCTGCGAGAGTGCCCCGAGGGCGTTTCCCGGTCGGAGCTGATGAAGCTCTTCACCGGGCATGTGACGAGCGCGGAACTCGGCAGAGCGTTGGACGACCTCTCCAGCGCGGGCGTTGCTTACAAGCAAGTGAAACCCACTGGCGGGCGTCCCTCGGAGCGGTGGTTCTTCGGCACCGCCGAGGCGAAGAAAGAGAAGGAAGCGAAGAATCCACCGGCTTCGGCCAGCACCATGGAGCATGAGTCATGA
- a CDS encoding helix-turn-helix domain-containing protein, producing MLMHMRKRSVPGLGERIIALRKSRGLSQQVLATRAGISIPRLRDAERFGAATTETLTLLAQALATDVDSLLGRKGGA from the coding sequence ATGCTCATGCACATGCGGAAGCGCAGTGTCCCTGGCCTCGGAGAGCGCATCATTGCGCTCCGAAAAAGCCGTGGCCTTTCTCAACAGGTGCTCGCGACCAGGGCGGGCATTTCCATCCCCCGGCTCCGGGATGCCGAGCGCTTCGGCGCCGCCACGACCGAAACGCTCACCCTCCTGGCCCAAGCGCTGGCCACGGACGTGGATTCGCTCCTTGGTCGCAAGGGGGGCGCATGA
- a CDS encoding helix-turn-helix domain-containing protein encodes MPTTGKTSTKRGRSEVWTRGPTARAIKRELRRVGVRLRELRQERGLTQEQAAEAIGVHPKHVIKMEQGNANFTMATLVAAAVAYKVPLRDLFPEEEKAD; translated from the coding sequence GTGCCCACCACAGGGAAGACGTCCACGAAGCGAGGTCGTTCAGAGGTCTGGACCCGAGGCCCGACGGCCCGAGCCATCAAGCGGGAGCTGCGCCGCGTCGGGGTTCGACTGCGCGAACTTCGGCAAGAGCGCGGGCTGACTCAGGAGCAGGCCGCCGAGGCCATCGGGGTGCACCCAAAGCACGTGATCAAGATGGAGCAGGGGAACGCGAACTTCACCATGGCCACCCTGGTGGCCGCTGCCGTGGCCTACAAGGTTCCTTTAAGGGACTTGTTTCCCGAGGAAGAAAAAGCTGATTGA
- a CDS encoding helix-turn-helix domain-containing protein, with amino-acid sequence MLQAPALTRLRALPGAPGRLLTVREVAEWLGLSTATVYRLCERGELAHVRVSNAIRVPLESLDTFLARGQR; translated from the coding sequence GTGCTGCAAGCCCCGGCCCTCACCCGGCTCCGCGCCCTGCCGGGAGCGCCGGGGCGCCTGCTCACCGTGCGCGAGGTGGCGGAGTGGTTGGGCCTCAGCACCGCGACCGTCTACCGGCTCTGCGAGCGGGGCGAGCTGGCGCACGTGCGGGTCAGCAACGCGATCCGCGTCCCCTTGGAGTCCCTGGACACGTTCCTTGCCCGGGGGCAGCGCTGA
- the ffh gene encoding signal recognition particle protein, with protein sequence MLETVTKGFRAAKNRLAGKSEITAEMVDESLRDIRVSLLEADVAFDVVKKFVSRVREKAVGEVVQTTITDKTGNKRRVSAGDHFVKICHDELEALMGPVDTSLQLKPRDQLSGIMMVGLQGSGKTTTTGKLASKLLKEGRKPLLVAADIYRPAAVDQLKVLGERLNVPVYHEPNVSPPELAKRGYAAAREQKCDVVLIDTAGRLAIDEALMTELEAIKGNVRPDNILLVCDAMIGQDAVRTAAEFDRRLSLDGFILTKLDGDARGGAALSIKEVTGKPIKFLGMGESMDKLEEFRPDGLASRILGFGDIVGLMKDFEQVVDEKKAAEDAQKLLSGNFTMKDFVEQIRMVRRMGPLKDLLEKFPLFGEMTEQLNPDETELTKIESMYDSMTAQERLRPQLINDSRVKRIAKGSGRKPEEVRDLLQKFGMMQQVMGTIGQNPGLLGRIPGFKQMGQLAQLKNMDLSSVFGKDPKAMERAMAGMGGMQLPQIAPGYTAPMGQAAMAKARMMGYAPPSAAKPENKDAIKERRKREKENKKKNRKKK encoded by the coding sequence ATGCTCGAAACCGTCACCAAGGGCTTCCGCGCCGCCAAGAACCGCCTCGCGGGCAAGAGTGAGATCACCGCCGAGATGGTGGACGAGTCGCTGCGCGACATCCGCGTCTCCCTGCTCGAGGCCGACGTGGCCTTCGATGTCGTGAAGAAGTTCGTCTCCCGGGTGCGCGAGAAGGCCGTGGGCGAGGTGGTGCAGACGACCATCACGGACAAGACGGGCAACAAGCGTCGCGTCTCCGCGGGCGACCACTTCGTGAAGATCTGTCACGACGAACTCGAGGCCCTGATGGGCCCGGTGGACACGTCGCTGCAGCTCAAGCCGAGAGACCAACTCAGCGGCATCATGATGGTGGGCCTGCAGGGCTCGGGCAAGACGACGACCACGGGCAAGCTGGCCAGCAAGCTGCTCAAGGAGGGCCGCAAGCCCCTCCTGGTGGCGGCGGACATCTACCGGCCGGCGGCGGTGGACCAGCTCAAGGTGTTGGGCGAGCGGCTGAATGTCCCGGTGTATCACGAGCCCAACGTGTCGCCCCCGGAGCTGGCGAAGCGTGGGTATGCCGCCGCGCGCGAGCAGAAGTGCGACGTGGTGCTCATCGACACCGCGGGCCGCCTGGCCATCGACGAGGCCCTGATGACGGAGCTCGAGGCCATCAAGGGCAACGTGCGGCCGGACAACATCCTGCTGGTCTGCGACGCGATGATCGGCCAGGACGCGGTGCGCACGGCGGCCGAGTTCGATCGGCGCCTGAGCCTGGACGGCTTCATCCTCACGAAGCTCGACGGTGATGCGCGCGGTGGCGCGGCGCTGTCGATCAAGGAGGTGACGGGCAAGCCCATCAAGTTCCTCGGCATGGGCGAGTCGATGGACAAGCTCGAGGAGTTCCGCCCGGATGGCCTGGCGAGCCGGATCCTCGGTTTTGGCGACATCGTTGGCCTGATGAAGGACTTCGAGCAGGTCGTCGACGAGAAGAAGGCGGCCGAGGACGCGCAGAAGCTCCTGTCGGGCAACTTCACGATGAAGGACTTCGTGGAGCAGATCCGGATGGTGCGGCGCATGGGCCCGCTGAAGGATCTCCTGGAGAAGTTCCCCCTCTTCGGGGAGATGACCGAGCAGCTCAACCCGGATGAGACGGAGCTGACGAAGATCGAGTCCATGTACGACTCGATGACCGCGCAGGAGCGGCTGCGCCCGCAGCTCATCAATGACAGCCGGGTGAAGCGCATCGCCAAGGGCAGCGGTCGCAAGCCCGAGGAGGTGCGGGACCTGCTGCAGAAGTTCGGGATGATGCAGCAGGTGATGGGGACGATTGGCCAGAACCCGGGCCTGCTGGGACGGATTCCGGGCTTCAAGCAGATGGGCCAGCTCGCGCAGCTCAAGAACATGGACCTGTCGAGCGTCTTCGGAAAGGACCCGAAGGCGATGGAGCGGGCCATGGCGGGGATGGGGGGCATGCAACTGCCGCAGATCGCGCCGGGCTACACCGCGCCCATGGGCCAGGCGGCGATGGCGAAGGCCCGCATGATGGGCTACGCCCCGCCCTCCGCCGCGAAGCCGGAGAACAAGGACGCCATCAAGGAGCGCCGCAAGCGCGAGAAGGAAAACAAGAAGAAGAACCGGAAGAAGAAGTAG
- a CDS encoding Ig-like domain-containing protein encodes MKRILPLFLVGWTFACINVPDIEPEPVPEIPEENSPPDAGTPLADLRVSITEPVDRAYTSTAVTLTVEVRGGVADTVQLLKDGERLTTLTPPWKYTWDTTHEAERDYSLTARALRGTKAFTSSPVVVVVDRTHLQVATRTPAHNAANVDSSQPIRVTFTKPVRAETLGDTTVSLAVAGVLADKTLTLSADGKELTITPKETPDLPARFSIGLSRGITDLAGNALMLPGTPWSFEVPEWYVLSDALQAVPTEGTGLKDPAMVLDLNDNPIVAWSEELTPGGRTAIFASRWNGQGFESLGGALNGTFTGSAYHPELALMGDGHPVVAWHESDGFNENIYVKRWTGTTWQTVGNGALSAETDTRSKPVPTPAIKPTIAARQEELYVAWEEKTVEGYSTIHVWKSSQGGPFMGVGNATGTVKAYPGATNGASPALTLTAEGQPIICFQEQTAPQGEESRIHVMSLVSGSWAFATPPPRLDSTPPNPGGLTANPAYSESTDCSLSTNDLNSTTYLSWTEPSQKDGPTDIHVFQMAGAQTWSRVGTPLSQYPGRTFASHSKIRSSSHAMPFVTWQEQEWQENGELKKNLLISAWNEKWRTTSSPQNRLTLKHSNRADLLVDSHNRPMISWFESTHNGSTFTGSELRLSRQNKTAIQD; translated from the coding sequence ATGAAACGCATTCTTCCGCTGTTCCTCGTCGGGTGGACGTTCGCCTGCATCAACGTCCCCGACATCGAACCCGAGCCCGTGCCTGAAATCCCGGAGGAGAACAGCCCACCGGACGCGGGAACGCCCCTGGCTGACTTGCGCGTCTCCATCACGGAGCCGGTGGACAGGGCCTACACGAGCACCGCGGTCACGCTGACGGTGGAGGTTCGAGGAGGGGTCGCGGACACGGTCCAACTGCTCAAGGACGGGGAGCGCCTGACGACGCTCACGCCGCCCTGGAAGTACACCTGGGACACGACCCATGAGGCGGAGCGGGACTACAGCCTCACGGCACGCGCCCTGCGCGGGACCAAGGCCTTCACCAGTTCGCCCGTGGTCGTGGTCGTGGATCGAACCCACCTCCAGGTGGCCACGCGCACGCCCGCCCACAACGCCGCCAACGTGGATTCCAGTCAGCCCATCCGGGTGACCTTCACCAAGCCCGTACGAGCGGAGACGCTCGGTGACACCACGGTGAGCCTCGCGGTCGCGGGCGTGCTGGCAGACAAGACCCTTACGCTGTCCGCGGACGGCAAGGAGCTGACGATCACGCCCAAGGAGACGCCCGACTTGCCCGCGAGGTTTTCGATCGGGCTGAGCCGAGGCATCACCGACCTGGCGGGCAACGCCCTGATGTTGCCCGGCACGCCATGGAGCTTCGAGGTTCCCGAGTGGTACGTCCTCAGCGATGCCCTTCAGGCGGTGCCCACGGAGGGCACGGGGTTGAAGGATCCCGCGATGGTCCTCGACTTGAATGACAACCCCATCGTGGCGTGGAGCGAGGAACTGACACCGGGAGGCCGAACGGCGATCTTCGCCTCCAGATGGAATGGGCAGGGCTTCGAATCCTTGGGGGGAGCGCTCAATGGAACCTTCACGGGCTCGGCGTACCACCCGGAACTCGCGCTCATGGGAGATGGACACCCTGTCGTCGCCTGGCACGAGTCCGACGGCTTCAACGAAAACATCTACGTGAAGCGTTGGACGGGAACGACGTGGCAAACGGTTGGGAACGGGGCGTTGTCCGCGGAAACCGACACCCGCTCCAAGCCGGTGCCAACGCCCGCGATCAAACCGACCATCGCCGCGCGTCAAGAAGAACTCTACGTCGCATGGGAGGAGAAGACCGTCGAGGGGTACTCGACGATCCACGTGTGGAAGTCATCTCAGGGTGGACCCTTTATGGGTGTGGGCAACGCAACAGGCACGGTGAAGGCGTACCCGGGTGCGACGAATGGAGCGAGTCCAGCGCTGACCCTGACCGCCGAGGGTCAGCCCATCATCTGCTTCCAGGAACAGACAGCACCCCAAGGCGAGGAATCACGAATTCACGTGATGTCGCTGGTGTCTGGCTCATGGGCCTTCGCGACTCCCCCTCCCCGGCTGGATTCGACGCCTCCGAATCCAGGGGGATTGACCGCGAACCCGGCGTACTCAGAGTCCACTGACTGCTCTCTGTCGACCAATGACCTCAACAGTACAACGTATCTCTCCTGGACCGAACCGTCCCAAAAAGACGGTCCGACAGACATTCATGTATTCCAGATGGCTGGTGCGCAGACGTGGAGCAGAGTCGGCACTCCACTGAGCCAATATCCTGGCCGCACTTTCGCCAGCCACTCCAAGATCCGTTCGTCGTCACACGCCATGCCATTCGTAACTTGGCAAGAGCAGGAATGGCAAGAGAACGGCGAACTCAAGAAAAATCTACTAATCAGTGCGTGGAATGAAAAGTGGCGCACTACATCTTCTCCTCAAAATCGCCTCACCCTCAAACACAGCAATCGCGCAGACCTATTAGTAGATTCGCACAATCGGCCAATGATTTCATGGTTTGAGAGTACACACAATGGCTCCACATTTACAGGAAGCGAACTTCGACTCAGCAGACAAAACAAAACCGCCATACAGGACTGA
- a CDS encoding transposase codes for MARELLPDTLSVRVKDLLPVHPPQPKGGRPWKEDRLALRGIIFVLKVNITWDSLARLSTRT; via the coding sequence ATGGCCCGAGAACTGCTGCCAGACACCTTGTCGGTCCGCGTGAAGGACTTGCTGCCCGTCCATCCTCCGCAACCCAAGGGCGGACGGCCCTGGAAGGAGGACCGGCTCGCGCTGCGCGGCATCATCTTCGTCCTCAAGGTCAACATCACGTGGGACTCGCTGGCCCGCCTAAGCACCCGGACATAG
- a CDS encoding helix-turn-helix domain-containing protein, whose translation MEPLRVDDSVRERLRDISRSSDVDADERDRVQMVLLAAEGWSAPHIARHLGVSDKTVRRLLKGWRERGEQALFKTLPGPAPDFEHQQRVHQALHLLLQQPRTWSASQLSHALQEHSLRLGVRQVRRYLAAMGASWRRTQLSLAHKQQPAAVTRARARLKRMEKKPAREG comes from the coding sequence ATGGAACCGCTGAGGGTGGACGATTCGGTGCGTGAGCGGCTGCGGGACATCAGCCGCTCCTCGGATGTGGATGCCGACGAGCGCGACCGGGTCCAGATGGTCCTGCTTGCCGCCGAGGGCTGGAGTGCACCGCACATCGCACGCCACCTGGGCGTCAGTGACAAGACAGTGCGCCGACTGCTCAAGGGCTGGCGTGAGCGCGGCGAGCAGGCCCTCTTCAAGACTTTGCCTGGGCCAGCGCCTGACTTCGAGCACCAGCAGCGCGTGCACCAGGCACTGCACCTGCTGCTGCAGCAGCCACGCACCTGGAGCGCCAGCCAGTTGTCTCACGCCCTGCAGGAGCATAGCCTCCGTCTCGGCGTGCGTCAGGTGCGCCGCTACCTCGCGGCCATGGGCGCCAGCTGGCGGCGTACCCAGCTGAGCCTGGCCCACAAACAACAGCCCGCTGCCGTCACTCGGGCGCGAGCGCGCCTCAAGCGCATGGAAAAAAAGCCCGCGAGGGAAGGTTAG
- a CDS encoding IS3 family transposase (programmed frameshift) — protein MERRKRRSFNEEFKAEAVRLVREGGKSVPQVARDLDLTDSALRNWVRQAEVDEGKGPAGALTTAEREEFARLRKEVRQLTMERDFPKKSGGLLREGGLDVQFELMDAQKAHFPVKFMSQQLGVSRSGYYAWRGRPESARRASDRALSEEVTRVHHASRRTYGSPRVHAELRARGQRVSRKRVVRLMREQGLAARRRRRYVVTTDSRHHQPVAPNVLARDFSPAQPNTTWATDITYVGTREGWLYLAVVLDLFSRRVVGWSMSDAIERHLVLAALDMALEGRQPPRGLVHHSDRGSQYASEDYRRALATRGIECSMSRKGNCWDNAVVESFFSTLKQELVYTTDFTTRAQARLALFEYIEAFYNRQRRHSTLGYVSPVAFELAALPQKLAA, from the exons ATGGAACGAAGGAAGAGGCGCAGCTTCAACGAGGAGTTCAAGGCCGAGGCGGTCCGACTGGTGCGCGAGGGCGGCAAGAGCGTGCCTCAAGTGGCCAGGGACTTGGACCTGACGGATTCGGCCCTGCGCAACTGGGTGAGGCAGGCGGAGGTGGACGAGGGCAAGGGCCCGGCGGGCGCGCTCACCACGGCCGAGCGGGAGGAATTCGCACGGCTGCGCAAGGAGGTGCGCCAGCTGACGATGGAGCGTGACTTCC CTAAAAAAAGCGGCGGCCTTCTTCGCGAAGGAGGGCTCGACGTGCAGTTCGAGCTGATGGACGCGCAGAAGGCCCACTTCCCCGTGAAGTTCATGAGCCAGCAGTTGGGGGTGTCGCGCTCGGGCTACTATGCGTGGCGAGGGCGCCCGGAGTCCGCGCGGCGGGCGTCGGACCGTGCACTGTCCGAGGAAGTCACCCGGGTGCACCACGCCAGTCGCCGCACGTACGGCAGCCCGCGAGTGCATGCGGAGCTGCGAGCCCGCGGCCAGCGGGTGAGCCGCAAGCGCGTGGTGCGGCTCATGCGCGAGCAGGGCCTGGCCGCACGCAGGCGGCGGCGCTACGTGGTCACCACGGACTCGCGCCACCACCAGCCCGTGGCGCCCAATGTGCTCGCGCGGGACTTCTCTCCGGCGCAACCCAACACCACCTGGGCAACAGACATCACGTACGTCGGCACGCGCGAGGGATGGCTGTACCTGGCGGTGGTGCTCGACCTGTTTTCGCGCAGGGTGGTGGGCTGGTCCATGAGCGATGCCATCGAGCGGCACCTGGTGCTGGCCGCCCTGGATATGGCGCTCGAGGGCCGTCAGCCCCCACGCGGGCTGGTGCACCACTCGGACCGGGGCAGTCAGTACGCCAGCGAGGACTACAGACGTGCCCTGGCGACACGGGGCATTGAGTGCAGCATGTCGCGCAAGGGCAATTGCTGGGACAACGCCGTGGTGGAGAGTTTCTTCAGCACCCTGAAGCAAGAGCTCGTCTACACCACGGACTTCACCACGCGCGCGCAGGCCCGGCTGGCCCTCTTCGAGTACATCGAGGCCTTCTACAACCGGCAGCGTCGCCACTCGACCCTGGGCTATGTCAGTCCTGTGGCTTTTGAGCTTGCGGCCTTACCGCAGAAGTTGGCAGCATAA
- a CDS encoding TIGR04552 family protein, with product MKSDPAIRQLPDIPVCSVADMGLRELERIRLILRGGSVIDWRRMHFQGRDEVDRFLQLCQIDTNRVEDEQWARKVLADAVEYLRKTFDYRVADVVAEPNEIHDLFLFASGVKGLPRYRRIACIVLKVMHVIQHIEGRDLLHRLSFSEVELSRLVLAKVLRVANLIQEKGLPVVEFAHSIKTQDSLITKLLAKKETVAAQIYDRTRFRIITKTREDVLPVLYFLTQHLFPFNFVVPGQTENTLLPFRLILEGNPHLRQFASQLQLDPDYEDREDRGRNLYSGNTYRALNFIVDVPLRMDAYLPRPEEDSRERKNRIVFTLVEFQIMDEETALQNEQGDNAHKLYKHRQRRRVLRRLSRGLVVPRRQG from the coding sequence GTGAAGTCCGACCCAGCTATTCGACAACTGCCCGACATCCCCGTGTGTTCCGTTGCGGACATGGGTCTCCGTGAGCTTGAGCGCATTCGACTCATCCTCCGTGGAGGCTCTGTCATCGACTGGCGTCGGATGCACTTCCAGGGGCGAGACGAAGTCGATCGTTTTCTACAGCTGTGTCAAATCGACACGAATCGCGTCGAAGATGAACAATGGGCGCGAAAAGTTCTTGCTGATGCCGTTGAGTATTTAAGAAAGACGTTTGATTATCGTGTTGCGGATGTTGTCGCGGAGCCAAACGAGATTCATGACTTGTTTTTGTTTGCCTCTGGCGTGAAAGGTTTGCCTCGGTACCGCCGCATCGCGTGTATCGTCTTAAAGGTGATGCACGTTATTCAGCATATAGAGGGAAGGGATTTGCTTCACCGTTTGTCTTTTTCAGAAGTAGAGTTGTCCAGATTGGTGTTGGCCAAGGTTCTTCGGGTTGCGAATTTGATTCAGGAAAAGGGTTTGCCTGTGGTTGAGTTCGCGCACTCAATCAAGACGCAGGATTCCCTAATTACGAAATTGTTGGCGAAAAAGGAAACGGTTGCGGCGCAGATTTATGACCGAACGCGCTTTCGCATTATTACAAAGACGAGAGAAGATGTTCTTCCCGTCCTGTACTTCCTGACGCAACATCTTTTCCCGTTCAATTTTGTTGTTCCTGGTCAAACCGAAAACACATTGCTGCCCTTCAGGTTGATTTTGGAAGGCAATCCTCATTTGAGGCAATTTGCGTCGCAGTTGCAGTTGGACCCTGACTATGAGGACCGAGAAGATCGCGGTCGTAATTTATATTCAGGGAATACTTACCGTGCATTGAATTTCATTGTTGATGTGCCTCTCCGGATGGATGCGTATCTCCCTCGCCCAGAGGAGGATTCACGCGAGCGAAAGAACCGAATCGTTTTTACGCTTGTTGAATTCCAGATAATGGATGAAGAGACTGCTTTGCAGAATGAGCAAGGAGACAATGCTCATAAACTATACAAGCATCGCCAAAGGCGGCGTGTTCTTCGTCGTCTCTCAAGAGGACTTGTTGTTCCCAGGCGACAAGGTTGA
- a CDS encoding toxin-antitoxin system YwqK family antitoxin: protein MSLKKWTGVVGVFAAMVVAPTSFAKDSTDLNCPSGTRQERKANKKLGDMAACIKADVKEFTPHGTTVYFHPNGMKQAEGLSENGLRMGLWTFFDEKGQKTGTANFKRSNFHGEVTELFASGTVKKVEQYADGLRQGMVKEFSADGRLVKQTEYRDNREVAAK from the coding sequence ATGTCGCTTAAGAAGTGGACCGGAGTTGTTGGTGTGTTCGCGGCGATGGTTGTTGCGCCGACTTCGTTCGCCAAGGATTCCACCGATTTGAACTGCCCCAGTGGAACGCGGCAAGAGCGGAAGGCCAACAAGAAGCTGGGCGATATGGCCGCGTGCATCAAAGCGGATGTGAAAGAGTTCACTCCGCATGGGACGACGGTCTATTTCCATCCCAATGGGATGAAGCAGGCGGAAGGCCTGTCGGAGAATGGTCTCCGCATGGGCCTGTGGACCTTCTTCGATGAAAAGGGCCAGAAGACGGGGACCGCCAACTTCAAGCGCAGTAACTTCCATGGAGAGGTTACTGAGTTGTTCGCTAGCGGAACGGTCAAGAAGGTGGAGCAGTACGCGGACGGACTTCGCCAGGGCATGGTCAAGGAGTTCTCCGCCGACGGTCGTCTGGTGAAGCAGACCGAGTACCGCGACAATCGGGAAGTGGCTGCGAAGTAG